The Anaerotignum propionicum DSM 1682 sequence ATTTATGAAACAAATCAATGTTGCCCATTGAACCATATAGAACCTAGATATTTTTATAAAGCAAAACGGTTGCTGTCTTTCGACAACAACCGTTTTGTGCATTAAAGGATAATGCAAATCAAACCGCCGCTTCCTTCGTTTACAATCTTTTGCAGGGTTTCTGCCATTTTAAATTGTGCGTCCTCAGGCATACGATAAATCTTGTTTTGCATGCCCTCACTCACCATTGCACTTAACGTGCGTCCAAAAATATTCAAATCCCAAATCTTTTCAGGCTCAGTTTCATAATCTGCAATCAAATTATCAATAAACTCCCGGGACTGTTCCTCATTCCCGATAATGGGTGAAACCTCCGTTTCCACATCCGCTTTGATTAAGTGGATAGATTCGCCTTTTGCTTTCAGCTTAATGCCATAGCGGCTTCCTTGTTTGAATACCTCTGGCTTCTCCAAGGAAATCTCTTCAAACACAGGGGTAACCACACCATAGCCTTTGCGCTTCACATCATTCAACGCCGTAGAAATCTTATCATATTCTTTCTTGGTTTCTGAAAGCATTTTAATGGTAGAAATTAGAGCATAATCATTTTCAATAGGTAAATCAACGGTTTCACTTAAAATACGATAGAATAAGCCATCCTCAAAGGTCAGTGCAACATCCACAGCACCTTCTCCCGGCAACATGCGATCGGAAAAAACCTTTTTAAGGAAATCTTTGCTTTCTAAGGCTACAATAGCACTGGAAACGTCCGCCAACCGATCAGCCTTTTCCATGACCTCTTTTAAACCCTCAATCAGGGAATCTTTCAACCAATGATCATCCTCCAGCGTCTCCACCCATCCAGGGAAATAAAAACGAATTTCACGCATAGGAAATTGATATAATACTCGCTCCAAAATAGTCTTAATATCTTCCGCTTTTAGCTGAGCAACGTTTACAGGAATAACAGGAACACCATATTTTTCCTCCATATCTCGAGCCAATATGACCGTAGATTCTCCGTAAGGTGTTGCCGTGTTCAGTAGAATTACGAAAGGTTTCCCCATTTCTTTTAATTCTTCAATGACTCTTTCCTCGGCATCAATATAGTTCTCCCTAGATAATTCCGTTACCGAGCCATCTGTTGTAACCACAATGCCAATGGTAGAATGGTCAGTAATTACTTTCTTTGTTCCCATTTCTGCCGCTTCTATAAAGGGCATGGCATTTTCTGACCAAGGTGTATGTACCATACGGGGAATTTCTCCATCCATATGTCCCTCTGCTTCCGGAACCAAATAACCAACACAATCAATCATGCGTACCCGCATATCCGTATTATCTCCAAGGGTAATTTGCACCGCTTCATTGGGCACAAACTTTGGTTCCGTTGTCATAATGGTTTTTCCTGATGCAGATTGAGGCAGTTCATCTTTAGCCCGCTCTCTGGAATGAACATTTTGAATGTTGGGAAGCACCAGCAAATCCATAAACCGCTTGATAAATGTAGACTTTCCTGTTCGCACAGGGCCAACTACACCAATATAAATATCTCCGCCTGTCCTTTCTGAAATATCCTTATAAATATCAAATTTTTCCATAACAATTTCCTCCTTTGATTTCAAACTGTATCCATACAATATATTATTATGTTTCAAATACAGGAATAGAACAAAGTAGGACTTGTTTTAAAAATTATTTCTCTTTAAAAGAAATTGCAAAATATCCTTGGTGTCTTGTTAAAACCATTTTACATGTTTCTTAGTTTTCTATTGACTTTTGTATGGGAAAGTTTTAATAGCCGATCCAAGTACTTTGAGGACATTTCAATATAAAATTGTGGCTTTAAATTCATTATCCCTAATCCTTATAAATAAGAAGTAAATGTAATGAAATATTCTTAGGTGTGACCCACCACATTAAGTTTAACTTGCAGAAAACATTCCACTATTATGGTCTAAGAGAATCTTGATGAACTTTAACAAAAGCGAAGGAATAAATCTTAATCAATGTGTTGTTTGTCAATGGACAACTTCTGTCCTTGTTATTTATCCACTAACCATACACGTCAAGGACAATGTAATTAATATTCCCGATCATAAATATTGAGACCAATTTAGCCATCTCTATATTTATGATATAAAATGATAAAAAGTCATTAAAGAATTTTTAAAGGTATTTCTTTTGTCTGCTCGTTTTTATCTGTATAACGCACAACACACTCTCCTAGTTTTGAAAACGTCACAAAGTCGACATCATAATCAAGTGATAGATCATTTATGAAATTATTTTCATTATAAGCAGTGTACATTGGAAGAGGCACACACATTGGATAAGAAAAATCATAAAATTCAAGACCTGATGGGTGTGCCCAATAACACCCACTAATCACCAAAATATTATTTTTTTTGCAATAATACTTTTCTTGCCAAATAAAAGTCTCTTCCTTATTAAGAACAGTCTCGGGAACGTAAGATACTACCAATAAATTTGACATATCCATAATTGAATACCCATACAAATCAATGTTAAATATCAGATATTCTCTGCCATTTCTATGGTGAATCAATTTTGCAAATATATACCCAGTAATGCACTTAAACTCAGTAATAATTATCCCATCTACGCTTTTTAGTATACCTTTTGACACGGTATGGCGTATTGGGAAGTTTGTACCTGCTTCTGATTTCTCATACAAAACAACCTCTAAGACATACTTGTTCTCTATATTATATTGAGTCGTGTTCGATGGATTTAACATATATAGCCAATCAAAAGATTCCCTATATATCTTATAATCTTGTGTGTATGCAATATTTTTAGGATAATCTATCATAAAATTCGCTCCATATAATTACTCCTAACTCTCGGATACCCATGTTTCATGCTTTCGCCCTCTTACTTGTCCCCCCTATTCACCATCGCTATCGTCTCAACGTGGCTTGAGAGGAGCACTGATGTTTAATGCCTTTTCCGTTGTAGGGAATTGGTCAACGGTAATTTTACATTTTGTAAGATCTGCCAGACATGAGCTCTTAGTTGATATATATCTATTTAGCCCTTAGTCCAAGATTTCTGCAATATTCGACCACTTACAGGATCAACAATTGCTTTAATCCCCTCAAAAGTTTGTAATTGTAAATTTCCATTGTCATCTTTTTGTATATCAATAAAAAGATGTTCATCTGTGTATTTGTTGTAATTTTGGAATATTGGTTTCACATTCCACAAGACCTTTCCATTCTTTCCTATTGAATACACATTGCTCAAAGGTTGATCAGCCATATTATCACTATCGATATTCCACAACAATATAATATACACCTTCTCGAACTCAACAATAGACTTAATTTTATAATCAAAATTTAATACCTCATTATTAATATTTTCCTTCCCCAAGATATTTACTATACTGTAAATGTTCTCTGGATTATTTTAATTACGTCATATTATCATTTGATTGACCTATTTACTGCCTTTTACCAAATTAACAGTATATTTTACGAATTCTTCAGGGGTGGGAATCTTATTTTTTCGTGGTACAGCATTTTGTCTTGCAGATGTAATACCATCACCCGTGGTATTTTGATAAGCATATTCAAGTGCATTTTGCATTTCTTCCTTTACCGCTTTTACGCTAAGTCCATTTTCTTTTGCAATTTTTCTAAAAATATTACGCATGCTCATTTGTGCCTCCTCCGTTTCCTAAATGAAAAATGAATGAATATTGTATAGGTACTTCTATAATACTATACAAGATATCTATTTTCAATAACTTATATCATATTTATCTTATCAAATATTCGATATAGAATAATCAAAAAGAGGTGATAAGAGATAATGGAAAAAGCACAACTGAAAGAAATTGGGCAACGTTTAAGACAGAAACGCACTGAATTAAATTTAACACGTGAAGAATTTGCAGAACTTGCCGATATTTCGCCTGGTTTTTACGGACAAATTGAAGTAGGAACCACACAAATGTCTATTGATACATTAATAAAAATTACAACATCTATGCACCTTCCCATGGAATATGTTTTATTTGGAACGGGATATTCACCCTCGGATTGTTCACCTATTATTGAATTGCTCAATAACTGTACCGAAAGAGAAATAAAGTTAGCCGAGCGACTTTTAAAACTGTATTTACTGAAAGTTGATTAAAAGTAACTCATTAATAAATAATGAGTTACTTTTAAATTTAAGGAATTAGAATTTCCTTAATAAACATAAAATCCTATTTGCACTACAAAAATTCATATCTCTTTTTTTGATATTTTTGCCTTTGCCCCAAAAGCTGCAACTCCAACTATAAATTTTATTGTTTTAAGTTTTATGCTAGGATTTAGGAATCATCAGAGACAGCATTTATCTGCAATAGTGCCATCGTTTATTTTTGATGTAATGTTACCACCAGATGAATATTGTATTATGTCTGTTACCGTTTTGTTTAAATTAATAGTTGTCCTTTCGCAATTATCTTAACATCTCCAGATACTTTAATATCACCTGTTGATTGATCAGCAAATACCTTTATCTTGCTGGGTCTTCCCACGAAACCACCTTGATTAATTGTTATATCATCTGTTGCATTGAAAATATTCCATTTATATAGATAAGCTCCTGTGGGACCGGCTGCACTGCCAGTTGCTACATCCTCGCTTGCCCCCCCGTTATCCCAAGTACGACCTTCCATTCTATCTACATCGAACAAATAAACAAATTTTGCTTGAACTTTTCCTAGCTGCTCCTCAAAGTCTCCAACACTGATTCTTGCCTTTTCTAACCCTGAAGTAAGAGGAACAATCAAATAGGGTAATCCAGTTGAAACAACCTCCATTGGAAGCGATGGATGAAGATAGTCTGTTGTAAGATTCAGTGCCTGCAAAAATGTATTGACCGATTCACCCTCAACAGTACCCAAGAATGCGGGTGTACCTTGATTCATCGTAGCCTGAAAATAGCCTTCCTTTTTTACTGATTCCCCTTGCAATGATTTATTGTTCAACTCAAAAACTGCGGTTATATTTCGTTCTTCTGCAAATAGTTTTTCATGGATGACTGCCATGGCTCCTAGTATTGGATGTCCGGCAAAATCCAATTCTTCTTCCACAGTGAAGATTCTGGCACGAAAACGCTTCTCTTCGATTTGTCTGAGAAAAATAGTCTCAAATTGCTTGAATTCCTGTGCAATTGCCTGCATATAATCCTTGGACATATCTTCTTCATGAAATATTACGGTCAACCCATTCCCTGAAAGAATTTTAGAACTAAATACATCTACATGATAAAAAATCATTTGCTATTTCTCCTTTGCTGCATTTCTTTAACAAGTTATTTTCTTATATGGTACTCTCCAGCATACAAAATGCTACCGAATGCCTTAAATAGTCAATACGATTTTGTTTGAATCTGATACCCCCTTGACAGGAAAGCATTATAGGCTTACCAAAAGCAAACGTCCGTAAAGTATTTTTGTATCAATTGATAGGCTTTTAATATAGAACTAAATATTGCTTCATTAATCCATTTTTTCTTGTGCCAATTCTGCACCCCATTTTGCCAATTCATCAAGAACCGGCAGAAGTTTCCTCCCTGCTTCCGCTAACGAATATTCAACATGAGGGGGCATCACATTATACTGTACTCTTTCAATTAATCCATCTTGCTCCAGTTCCTTAAGAGAACTCGTCAGCATCATGTTAGTGATTCCAACGGTCTTCTTTTTTAACTCATTGAATCTAAGGGTACCACATTGTGATAATACCCAAATGATTGCCAACTTCCATTTTCCACCGATCAAACTTAAGGAATATGTTACGGGGCAAAAAACATTATCGCCCATAAAAATAATCATATCTTTCATAAAATTCTCCTATACTCAGAATAAACTTACTTAGTAATAAAAAACTGCATACTTGCACCATATAATACTTTATTTTATGATTATACTAAAAGAAGTTAAAAAATCAATTACAAATGGAGGTTTATTTATGAATGAAGTTTTGAATTTTTTCAATGAATGCGGAGTTTTTTTCGTTTCTACAGTTGACGGTGATCAACCCAGAGTTCGACCCTTCAGCTTTGCCATGGAGTACGAAGGGAAACTTTGTTTTGCTACAAGCAATCAAAAACCAGTATACACCCAGTTAATGAATAATCCAAATGTGGAAATTTCTGCTTCTTCAAAGGATGCAAGATGGCTGCGCCTAAGTGGCAAAGCTGTATTTTGCACTTCGAAGGAATCCAAACAAAAGGCTCTTGAAGTAATGCCCATGTTAAAATCAATGTACTCCCCAGATGATACTATTTTTGAAATCTTCTATCTTGAAAATGCAGTTGCAAATTTCTATTCTTTGCAAGGCGAATCTAAAAGTATTTCCCTTTAAAAAACACAAGAAGAGACCCATATTACATTTGGGTCTCTTTGCTACTTAAAATAAAACATGACTAGATTCTTAATAATTATAAAGTTTTATCAGAAAATAGCATTTCTAATAATTATTGAAATCTAGATGTAGGCTTAATGATTTTTATCTTCTCTCAAATACTTTAACATGCATTTAACCGCCAATATTGCAAGGGCAATTCCCAGTCCGTATACAATAAATGTTGGAATAAGTAATAAAATTGTATATATTGATTCCATGACACAACCTCCTGCTAATTATTTGTACAAGCTTCAATTTCTTCATGTTGTTGCAACCTGTTCATCTTTCACAAGCTCTTCTCTTTTAGATATCATTGTACAATCTTGTCTTTATAAATGAAGGAAAATGCCCTTCTCAGCTATCTGTTCCAGTTTTAATTCAATTTCCTTGTAGCGATTCATACGAAAAGACGATAACCGTTTCACTAATCTATACTTTAAAATCTCTAGGATTTTCAAAGTTAAAACACTCGGAACTTATGATTCATCTGTTGTTCCGCCCCATTCAACAGCTACAAAGCCTTTTCTTTCACCCTTATTTAATATTTGCTCCTTCACACTTTCATTTCCATTTGCAGCTTTATACACCATAAATACCCGAATCAAGCTGTCAGGGCTGGGCTCAATGTTAAGAGATACTTTGGAGGCATATTCCTTGGTATCAAACTTAATCATATTGAAATCGTTCTTCATTAATTGGGGCCCCCAGTAAGTTATAAAGTCTGCCCGTTCTTTTGCATTCAGACCTAATAGGCTTAATTTTTCTTCCAAGAAAGAAATCGTTTCTTTTTTACCCACCAAAAAACCTTCGTCAAATACAGGTGTATAATTTCTTACTTCACCTTCCCAAAAAAGGTATGGATATTCTGTAGTTCCACTTACAAGGGTACCGTCTGTTTTTGCAGTAACAGTCCATCCTTTGTTGTATTCAGGATAGGTAAATGTAAATGCTCCATCAAAAGACACCTTTACATTTACCTTGGTTTCTTTTTCAGGATATAGATAAATCACCGGTTTTCTAACCTGATAAGTATATGTAAATTTAGGTTCATGATTATAAGCGTTGTATAAAAGCTCCACTACCTCTTCCCGTGTAGCAATCTTGTCTGGGAATTGATTTGTTATCAGTTGATTTTCTCGGGCAATTTTTAGATATCCCTCCGGATAGCCACCTAATTTATTTACCGCAACAGAAAGACCTTGCTTCTTCGTATCCCTGTCTGCACAGGCTTT is a genomic window containing:
- a CDS encoding helix-turn-helix domain-containing protein, giving the protein MEKAQLKEIGQRLRQKRTELNLTREEFAELADISPGFYGQIEVGTTQMSIDTLIKITTSMHLPMEYVLFGTGYSPSDCSPIIELLNNCTEREIKLAERLLKLYLLKVD
- a CDS encoding PhzF family phenazine biosynthesis protein; translation: MIFYHVDVFSSKILSGNGLTVIFHEEDMSKDYMQAIAQEFKQFETIFLRQIEEKRFRARIFTVEEELDFAGHPILGAMAVIHEKLFAEERNITAVFELNNKSLQGESVKKEGYFQATMNQGTPAFLGTVEGESVNTFLQALNLTTDYLHPSLPMEVVSTGLPYLIVPLTSGLEKARISVGDFEEQLGKVQAKFVYLFDVDRMEGRTWDNGGASEDVATGSAAGPTGAYLYKWNIFNATDDITINQGGFVGRPSKIKVFADQSTGDIKVSGDVKIIAKGQLLI
- a CDS encoding S-layer homology domain-containing protein yields the protein MSKKVISFLLSICLLISATSTVFGGNSYSFEKIDDDYAVLIGKVTTISKDRIKLSKISDELWSDVVAGRRSDYRYIQDSTNKDSFIFDTTNFEENAFHDGDVIKAYFFNNSTSKMSDDGEEIPRKLLMYQPHGKKITIEDKVKFLEKMQILKGYEDGALHLERNITRGEFTALVMKMYYNYTCNHFTGAYNNDGEIIFPFQDVPKEHWARKYIEIAHWKNVISGKNENTFSPNESITIKDCVTVLIKACADRDTKKQGLSVAVNKLGGYPEGYLKIARENQLITNQFPDKIATREEVVELLYNAYNHEPKFTYTYQVRKPVIYLYPEKETKVNVKVSFDGAFTFTYPEYNKGWTVTAKTDGTLVSGTTEYPYLFWEGEVRNYTPVFDEGFLVGKKETISFLEEKLSLLGLNAKERADFITYWGPQLMKNDFNMIKFDTKEYASKVSLNIEPSPDSLIRVFMVYKAANGNESVKEQILNKGERKGFVAVEWGGTTDES
- the spoIVA gene encoding stage IV sporulation protein A; amino-acid sequence: MEKFDIYKDISERTGGDIYIGVVGPVRTGKSTFIKRFMDLLVLPNIQNVHSRERAKDELPQSASGKTIMTTEPKFVPNEAVQITLGDNTDMRVRMIDCVGYLVPEAEGHMDGEIPRMVHTPWSENAMPFIEAAEMGTKKVITDHSTIGIVVTTDGSVTELSRENYIDAEERVIEELKEMGKPFVILLNTATPYGESTVILARDMEEKYGVPVIPVNVAQLKAEDIKTILERVLYQFPMREIRFYFPGWVETLEDDHWLKDSLIEGLKEVMEKADRLADVSSAIVALESKDFLKKVFSDRMLPGEGAVDVALTFEDGLFYRILSETVDLPIENDYALISTIKMLSETKKEYDKISTALNDVKRKGYGVVTPVFEEISLEKPEVFKQGSRYGIKLKAKGESIHLIKADVETEVSPIIGNEEQSREFIDNLIADYETEPEKIWDLNIFGRTLSAMVSEGMQNKIYRMPEDAQFKMAETLQKIVNEGSGGLICIIL
- a CDS encoding pyridoxamine 5'-phosphate oxidase family protein, with the translated sequence MNEVLNFFNECGVFFVSTVDGDQPRVRPFSFAMEYEGKLCFATSNQKPVYTQLMNNPNVEISASSKDARWLRLSGKAVFCTSKESKQKALEVMPMLKSMYSPDDTIFEIFYLENAVANFYSLQGESKSISL
- a CDS encoding sporulation initiation factor Spo0A C-terminal domain-containing protein, encoding MRNIFRKIAKENGLSVKAVKEEMQNALEYAYQNTTGDGITSARQNAVPRKNKIPTPEEFVKYTVNLVKGSK
- a CDS encoding winged helix-turn-helix transcriptional regulator — encoded protein: MKDMIIFMGDNVFCPVTYSLSLIGGKWKLAIIWVLSQCGTLRFNELKKKTVGITNMMLTSSLKELEQDGLIERVQYNVMPPHVEYSLAEAGRKLLPVLDELAKWGAELAQEKMD